Genomic DNA from Antennarius striatus isolate MH-2024 chromosome 16, ASM4005453v1, whole genome shotgun sequence:
AGAccgagacaggaagtcaacgtTCGGTTACCACATCACCAGCTGGCCTCCCACAATCCTTTGCTGCCAGGTCACTGATTTGATAAACAAATGAGTGTCAAACAGACGTTTCCTCCGCTTTGACTGGGAAATGATGCTGCAGGACGAGACCTGGGATTGAAtgaaacaacccccccaccacacacacacacacacacacacacacacacacacacacacacacacacacacacacatacactcatcttcatcacctcagCCCCCATCATCCTCGGCGTGGAGGATTAGACATCTGTGGAGCGTCTTAGAGACACAAATAGCTCCACTGCTGCCGGCGAGTTGGGCTCAGATGGGTAATTAGATTACagccccccctgcccccccaaaAGAAGGGAAGCCGAGGTGAGGAAgagtaaaaagaaaagtgtgtAGAGAGGAACTCACTCACCGGTCCTCCATGACGTCCCTGCAGGACCAGACGATGACGCCTCCAGCCGACGTTGCCATGACAGCCTGAACCGACGAGACGAGACTGAAGACAGAAATCAGTTCAGGAGGAAAAGAATCTGTTCATCCTGAGAGCcggttgtgtttatttatcaCAATCATCAACtggattcaaaaagaaaaatgttcagCTCGACAGTTCTGGAATAACAACGGTGGAAAAGGAATAATTCagatttgaaattatttttaaacatctgaacCGTGAATAAAAGTGTAGCTAAAGGAATCCAGACGATGGATTGTTTTCATTGTAAAGttgaatttaaagaaataaactcCACAACCTGAAAACACCAAGCTGCACAAAATTTTATAAATTTTGTATttgagttgttttatttttcccaaagaggataaataaagtagattttaatttttctttaattctttgCACTGTGTTGACCCCTCCAGGCCACCATACCTAGATCCCagcatcaccatgacaacagcttCCTTTTTGCATCAGTAAAAATTTTAGGAAATTTGAAAAATTTCAAAATCAACAAAGTTTGTAATTTATTCTGGGATGTTTCCGGTGACATATAAAGGCATCGGCTCTGGTGGGGTTCTTACCGCGTGGCCGTGATGGCGGCGTCCCCCTCGCTGCCCCCCATCAGGCGCCTCAGCCCCCGTTTGGACACCAGGTAGAGACCCGGGAAGAAGATGGAGCCGACAGCCGTGAGGGCCGACATGGCTCCAGGGCATCACCTGAGCgactgagggtggggggggagaaCGGACTTCTGGGAGctcagggggagggggggaccaGGGGGGAGGAGCCTCCTGACACCACCTGACAGGAGGCGGAGCAACGGCAGGACGAACACCGCGGTAGGAAATGAACTCCATCGTTCTGATCATTCAAGATCTGATAGTAAAATCAGACATTATGGGATGTCTGTGCTTCAGCTCTCTGGTCAGACAGCCTGCGTGTGTGGCTTAACATGCTAATGAGCTTAAACCGGCCCCTCCCTTAGCAGGAAGGGGGTGTGGCTTCCACAGGTGAAAGATGAGGAAAGCAGCAGAATCGTATCCAGTGTCCATTTATTCATCATCCACTAATTTAAGTCTAAACAGTTTTTAAGAAATTCAAGTATTTGTTGGGAACacaagtcaaaaaaaacaaaacaaaaacctgtatGCTAAAACGAAGACAAAACATCAGTTTAAAACATcatatttagaataaaacacCAAGTTTCTTttccacagaagaaaaaaatgcgTCTAATCTCTACAGAGCTTCTGTTTCTGCTTCGCCTCGTCCTGCTGAAGCAGAAACGGAAGCTGATCTGTGAACAGTGTCGGGAGAAGAGCTCACCTACAGGGTGTCACCGAACAacggaagagaaagaaagagtccACAGGTCCGACCCGTTGTTCCCTAAAGCCACGGGTTCCCTCAAGCTTTAGTCTAGAACACAAAACCAGTCAAACTAACACCCTCCgtttaaacaaacatttaccaATTATGGGATATTTCGGGATATTATGAGCATTTTTTAGGGAAATTTGACACCTGGATTcaaaaagaaacatgtttaGCTCAGCGGTTTTGGAGTAACGACGGTgggaataaaacaaattttaaattctttttaaacTTCTGAACCGTTAATAAAAGCGAAGGTGAACGAATCCAGATCGATGCTGTTTTCACTGTTTGTGGTCATCAGTGAGATCCGGACCCAAATATGGATCCAGACGTTTTCCATCTCTGAGTTCTTGTTCCAAACTATAAAGGCTGGGTTCCATTCAGCTCTGATGTGATTATTCCCTTCCTGGTTCAACCAAATTCTGGATCCGGTTGATTCCAAACCAACAAACAGTGGGAACACGACGTCCTCCATGGAGgcaaagggttaaaaaaaaaaagccactatACATAAAAACAGATCTGATTTGAAGCGATCCGATTCGTCCGTCTggggaccaatcagacgctgtCGGCTCGCTTTAGGGAACAACCATCACGACGTTCTCTCGGCTTCCTgttaaaaatctaattaatcacaacaaacagaaaaaaataaaaataaaaaaaagcttctaaCAAAAATCACTTcctaaaaagaatttaaaaaattaccaCAAAAATGTACGTCGCCGTCGACAAACTCAACCATTGCACAGCATTCAAAGCCAAAACGCTCTCCTGGGGTAATAAATATACACATGCAGATTATACAAGTCGGGGGCCCACACCCACCAGAtgggggggggacgggacgCTGGGATCCCGTCCGCTGGAGGTTCAGGTCATgtacaagaacaaaaaacaagctGAAGGACCCAACGGTTTCCTCgggggggtgttggtggtggtggtgggggggtctccACAGAAAATAAACAGCGAACCAAAAAGTGGATCAGAAGCAGAGACGAACTCGAGGAGCCCccgggggcggagccacagaCCTCCTGGTTTTACTCGTTTAATCCGATCGATAAAAACTGATTGGCGCAGGATCTCGAGACGGGGGGGAGGGTCGTCTCGAGGGTCAAACGGACGAAGAGTTCGACGGGACACCTGAGCCTACGACTACGACACAGCAGCAGTTCCTCCCCCCCAGCGCCGGTCCGAGAGCCAGGGGGGAGCTGAAACCAGTCCAGAGGAATGATGTGaaactggaggggggggggcgttcagaCGGCccgtttctgttttcttttcttttctccaggCTTTGAGGTAACTAAGGGAcctgcagaggaaacacacTCGCCAACACACACGCaataagttaaaaaataaaaacacacatcgccgtcctcctctctgctggggGGACGAACAGGTGGCGAAAAAGAAGCGCgcccacaggggggggggggggacaagcccgatggggggaggaagaaggagaagttTTTCCAACATGATTCCAGACGCGAACACCTGCTGAGCGTGGAAGAGGTGACCTCTGATCTGGGGGTCAgccgttgccatggaaaccaaaacgtttaaaaaaaaataaaaaaattcaacgGACACGGGCTGCGGTTCAGACCTGCTACATCTGCTAAGTTGCATCATTTATCGTTGACGCCGAGCGGCGAAAACACAGTGAGagatgagttaaaaaaaaaaaaaaaaaaggtctcgGAGGTTCTGGCAGGTTATCGGTTCGCCCGGGACACGCCCACCCGGGACACGCCCACCCGGGACACGCCCTGTCCCCGGCACGCCGCCGTCATTTACCCATATTGAACAGAGCTGGAATGACTTCAACGATGGATCGGTTCAAGCCGTTGTTTGGGGGGCGCCTCCGTtgttttggggtgggggggggtgtgtgtctCCGTCCGGCACTGAGTTCACGTATTTCTCTTCAGcagcattttgtttgttttttattcagcacCGAGGACGTCTCGAGCGGCGGCGGCCGTCTGGAggagtttttgttttctgggaAACAACAGGGAGACATTTTTCCAGGAGGAGATCgaggcgggggtgggggggggggtggtgtccCGTTGTGGTTGGGGAGGACGTTTCCTCCGAAGCGCCCAGAGGAacggggttaaaaaaaaaaaagacgtcaaAAAtccggattttttttttcaggcgcCGCAGCCGTTTGGACGTCACAAGCCGCTTTCGCTCCTAGGGGGGCGGGGGCGAcggggggtgaggaagaggaggggcgtTCATCTCTCTTCCTTCCTGGACACCTTGGACGAGTGCCACGCCGTCGACCTGCGGACGCAAAAGGCAAGAAAAACGATGAAAACGCCACTTCCTGAAGTGGGAGGAGCCAAAACGACCCGATGAGCGCGGGATCAGGTCAGAACCGGAGTCTTCCTCACCTGATGAAGGTCTTGAAGGCGGCGCTCTGGGGGTTGATGCACAGCGGCACCCGTTTCCCCTGCTGGTGCTCGGTGATGAAGCGATGGATCAGCTCTGAGGGGGACAGGaagtaaagaatgagatcagagGCGTTTCCGTGAGGCGATGGGCGGGGCTCGGCGGCAGCGGAGaaagagggggcggggcttaccttTCCCCTGCCACACGGACAGCAGGCTGTTCTCGTAGCTGTGGCTGAACGGCCGCTCGGCCACCGGCTCGAAGTCGCGGGTGTAGACGCGTCCGCTGGGGACGGAGTAGCAGCACTGACACATGCAGGTGTGGTAGCGCAGCCGCCCCTCGTCCAGGTAGGGGTGGGACAGGGCGTCGCTGCCCGAGATCCGCTTCGCCTGAagggggaagaggaggtgggCGGGGTAAGCTGGAGACTCGTCGACACTTACGTGAAGTAGGGCGGGCATTAAACTCACCGGATCGAAGACCAGCATCCGGCAGAGCAGGTGAACGGCCTCGTGGGTAGCGCCGTCCGACAGCATGTAGAGCACAGAGAGCGACGGCTGAAACACGACGGAGGCGTTAAAAGGACGTAGCGATAGCACGCTACGAGCTAACACTTTAGCTTCATCCATCCAGTAATAAtctgaatgcactgattgtggTTTAGCTCCTCTAAGCTAACAGAAGCTACGTTTCTGCGGTGGGCGTGATTCTGTTGAGCCTAGCCTTTGGTGCGTTTGGCGAAGGCGGACTCAGAGAGGCGGAGTCACGTACCGGTTTGTGCGGCCCCCTCAGGATGTGGGCTCTGGCCCCTTCGCAGGCTGACGCCAGGGCCGAGAGGGGGGGCGTTCCCAGCAGGTCGGTGATCAAATCCAGCTGCGACACAAAGAGAAGACGTTAAGAACGCGGTCCCGTTCGTTTGGCCCCGCCCACTCGGCCCCGCCCTCTCACCTGCTGGATGGGGCTCTGAGCCTGGAAGAGGATGCGTCGTCCCAGCAGCTCTGCGAAGATGCAGCCCACCGACCACACGTCGATGGCCGAGCCGTAGTGCCGGCAGCCCATCAGCACCTCCGGCGCCCGGTAGTACTGCGTCACCACCTCCTGGGTCATGTGACGCGACGGGTCGGGCTCCTCCACCCGCGCCAGGCCGAAGTCGCAGATCTGAGCGGAGACGAGAACGTTCAGCTCAGGGGCGTCGGGCTTCTGGTCGGGGAGATTCTTCGTGCTTCGACTCAGCAGAACAAGGGAGGTGGGAGGCGGCCTAACGGGGTGGGAGGCGGCCTAACGGACCGGCGCCGCTTACCTTCAGCAGACAGTTACTGTTGACCAGCAGATTCCCGGGTTTGATGTCCCGGTGCAGGATCCCGGCGGAGTGCAGGTACTTCAAACCTGAGACAACAAGGGGTTTggttggtgtgacgttacgaggacgctgctaataaagttgatacaaaacTGGATTGTC
This window encodes:
- the nlk1 gene encoding nemo-like kinase, type 1, whose product is MAFHGAGRQTVCGDLFPGSELGHKYFCVNSSCGAPSTGLSATPCMTGPTAPAGTPRHPTALGGSTGGGAAVPQPYSNPASEVPSPAEMEPDRPIGYGAFGVVWSVTDPRDGRKVALKKMPNVFQNLVSCKRVFRELRMLCFFKHDNVLSALDILQPPQIDCFEEIYVITELMQSDLHKVIVSPQPLTTDHIKVFLYQILRGLKYLHSAGILHRDIKPGNLLVNSNCLLKICDFGLARVEEPDPSRHMTQEVVTQYYRAPEVLMGCRHYGSAIDVWSVGCIFAELLGRRILFQAQSPIQQLDLITDLLGTPPLSALASACEGARAHILRGPHKPPSLSVLYMLSDGATHEAVHLLCRMLVFDPAKRISGSDALSHPYLDEGRLRYHTCMCQCCYSVPSGRVYTRDFEPVAERPFSHSYENSLLSVWQGKELIHRFITEHQQGKRVPLCINPQSAAFKTFIRSTAWHSSKVSRKEER